AGCGTTGCGTGTATCTGCTTTTCGTTCAGTATACCCACACCGTCGCCGCTGTCGGCGGTAGCTGTACAAGCGCTGAACCGTGCATTGTCGGGCGAAACGTAAAGAGACTGCTTATCATACTGCCTTACCGTACAGCTGTCACACTGTATGAACACAGGCACACCGCCTTGCTCGTTTGAACGGATTATCCCCGTTGCAAGTTCTTTCAGCTTATCTGTAGCATTGGATACGGCATAGCATCTGTCGGCTACGGTAAACATTGATATATCGTTTGTGTTGTCGCCGAAAACTATAAGCTCATCCGCACCGACAAGCTCCTTCAGCTTCAGTGCCGCATTAGCCTTTGAAACGTCCTCACGGTAGATTTCATACCAGTATTCGTCGGTATCGTATGTATCGGGCTGATAGTTTCTTGAAAAGCCGTTCGTTCTGTAAAAATATCGGTCAAGCTCATCGGGCTTCATTACAGGCTCGATAAGCGTTATATAATAAATATCGCCTTCGAACAGCTCGTCATAGCTTTTTGCTCGGTGCATTCTTCTGTCTCCGGCTCTGTCCTTTAAATAACGCTCCGTACCCTTGTTGAGTCGGTTTTTAAGATAGCTTACTCTTTCGTAATTGTCTATGACCGAGTACACAAGCACCGATTCTTTATGTTCATAGAAAAATGACTTCATGAACGATTTTGATTCTTCACTGAAAAAATGCGTTACGATACGCTCCTTTGTGACAGGGTCGATTATAAAAGCGCCGTTATGAGTTATCACGGGCAGCCTGAAATTGATACAGCTTACTTTCGGCTCGGCTGAATGCACTGAACGTGCGGTGGCGTAGCTTATCTTTATATCATCGTCAATAAGCCTGTTCATCAGTGCCTCTGTCATTCGTCCGATTTGCGCCTTATGGTCAAGAAGCGTCCCGTCAAGGTCGGTAAGATACAGTTTCATTTGATTTCTCCGATTACAATTTATTTATATTTATATATCTCAGTATGGGGTTTGGGGCGTAGCACCAAGGCGGGTTGCAGGGACGCCGGTACCCGTATCCACCCCCGGCATGGATGCCGGGCGTGTATGCACAAGGGCTTTGCAAGGACGCAAAGCCAACCAAGCATACACAGCCTTTCATGGGGAAAGGGGGCAGTTCGGCATGGATGCCGAAATTAGGACACACCAAGCTTTGCAAGACGCAAAGCCATCAGAGTGTCCTAAAGGGAATAGGGATAATAAATCAGAAGTTTATTTCAAAAACAGACTTTTTCAGCAAACTGAATTTATATATCTCGGTCTGTCGAAAAACCAATATATTTTTGAAATGGGGTTTGGGGCGTAGCCCCAAGCGGGGTGAGGGCGGCAGCCCCACACTCACCCCCTTTCTGGGGAAAGGGGGCAGTTCGGCATGGATGCCGAAATTAGGACACACCAAGCTTTAAGCATGGATGCTTACAAGTGGTCGAACAAAGTCGGTGCAGGACGCACCGACAACAAACGACCACGATTGCAGAGAGGCAAAGCCATCAGAGTGTCCTAAAGGGGATAGGGATAATAAATCAGAAGTTTATTTCAAAAACAGATTTTTTCAGCAAACTGAATTTATATATCTATAATAACAGAAAAACTTACACAATTCAACCCTTTTGTGTATATTGCACAAATTACTATTTTAAAAGTCGGGAATAATTCACTTTCTTTTTTTGATAAAAAATTGTCAAACCACTTGATAATGAGAGAAAAATTTTGTATAATAGAGAAGTAGAAATTTAGCGGACGCTTTGCGCCTGCAAAAAATTCACAAAATTTTTAGGAGGAATATTCCAATGTCAGTTAAAGTTGCTATTAACGGTTTCGGCCGTATCGGACGTCTTGCTTTCAGACAGATGTTCGGCGCAGAAGGTTATGAGGTAGTTGCAATCAACGACCTTACAAAGCCCTCAATGCTCGCTCAGCTTTTAAAGTATGATACAGCACAGGGCGGTTACTGTGGTAAGATAGGTGAGAACCTTCACACAGTTACTGCTGATGACGAAGCAGGCACAATCACAGTTGACGGCAAGACACTCAAGATCTATGCTATGGCTAAGGCTAATGAGCTTCCCTGGGGCGAAATCGGTGTTGACGTAGTTCTCGAATGCACAGGTTTCTACTGCTCAAAGGACAAGGCACAGGCTCACATCGATGCAGGTGCTAAGAAGGTTGTTATTTCTGCTCCCGCAGGTAACGATCTGCCCACAATCGTTTACAGCGTAAACGAAAAGACTCTTACAGCTGATGACAAGATCATCTCTGCTGCATCTTGCACAACAAACTGCCTCGCTCCTATGGCTAAGGCTCTTAACGATTATGCTCCTATCCAGAGCGGTATCATGAGCACAATCCACGCTTACACAGGCGACCAGATGATCCTCGACGGTCCTCACAGAAAGGGCGACCTCAGAAGAGCAAGAGCAGGTGCTGCTAACATCGTTCCTAACTCAACAGGTGCTGCTAAGGCTATCGGCCTTGTTATCCCTGAGCTGAACGGTAAGCTCATCGGTTCTGCACAGAGAGTTCCTGTTCCTACAGGTTCTACAACAATCCTTACAGCTGTTGTTAAGGGTGCAGACGTAACTAAGGAAGGCATCAACGCTGCTATGAAGGCTGCTGCTTCTGAGTCTTTCGGTTACAATGAAGATGCAATCGTTTCTTCTGACGTTATCGGTATGAGATTCGGTTCACTCTTTGATGCTACACAGACAATGGTAGCTAAGATCGCTGATGATCTGTACGAAGTTCAGGTTGTTTCATGGTATGACAACGAGAACTCTTACACATCACAGATGGTAAGAACAATCAAGTACTTTGCTGAAATATAATCGGTAAAAACTGATACATTACGGCTCGTCTTCGGACGAGCCTTTTTGTTGTCCGCTATTTCTGAAAATTAGCTGAAAGCGATTGATTTTTCTTTGCCGTTGTGGTAAAATAGAGGATAGTTTATGTAAGCAAAGGAGTTCATAATGGTTAAAAAAATATTAGCAGGCATTTTATGTGCCGCAACAATGATTACATTATCGGTAGGATGCTCAGACAGTGCCGCTCCCGGTGCGTCAACCGACCCTTCGGCAAAGATAACAGGCAACACGGGTGAGGTAAAGCTTGAAAAGGGCGACAAATATGCCGTAATGACAATAAAAGACTACGGCGATATTACAATTAAGTTATATCCCGATGCCGCACCTAAGGGTACGCAGAATTTCATCGACCTTGCAAACAGCGGATTCTACAACGGAAAAACGTTCCACAGGGTAGTTGCCGACTTTATGGCACAGGGCGGTAAGGATTTTACGGGAAAGACAAACGTTGAAAGCTTCGGCATAGAAACAAACTACAATATGCGCCATTTCTACGGTGCATTCTGCTACGCCAACGCACTCGGCAATAATTCCACAGAGTTCTACATCGTAAACAACAAGAAATCGCAGGATTACAGCAGCTTCAGTACAGCCAGAATCGACAACAACATTCAGGGCTATGAGGACTACGCAAAGCAGTACGATAAGAATTCTCAGGAATATACCTACTATATGTTCCAGGCAAACTACTACAGAAACTTAAAGCAGTTCATAGAGAATATGGATGACGCTACAAAGGCAAAGTACAAGGAAGTCGGCGGCACTCCCTCTCTTGACGGTAACTACACCGTGTTCGGTCAGACGGTAGACGGCTTTGACGTTCTTGACAAGATTTCTGCCGTTGAGGTTGAAACAAACGACGCTATGGGCGGCAAAGAAGTAAGTAAGCCCAAAACGGAAATAATAATCGAAAAAGTCGAGATAAAGGATTACGAATAAAAAAACAGATACCGCCTGCAAACAGGCGGTATTCTTTATAAAAGAAACTATTTGACTGCATAAAAATACAGCCCGTTGATATAATGATCAATGGGCTGTTTTATTTGTATGTTAGTATGTTATCAGAGAAGACCGTTATAATACTCTATCTGCTTATTTATCGTGCCGAGGCTTGCCTCACGCATCTGCGTCCATGTCTGACCCTGATACTGTTCTGAGTACATTTCAAACAGTGTATTACCGAGAACATCCCTGATTATCTGACTTGTAGTTTCGTCAAGTCCGTAAGGGTTATCAATTACAGCATGTAAGTTGTCGATATCCTTGAAGCTCATAAGAAAATCGTACATTTCATCGGTGTACTTCTTGTTTCTCATGATACTGCCTTTTGTTGTAGCCCTGAGATCTTCATCAGTAAAGCTAAGACGGCAGCAGTTAATAAATACCGACGCCTGTTTAGCATATTTTGAGCCTGCCGGAACAAGATATCCGAATGTAGACATTGAATAATAATATTCATCAGCTTCCGGATCTCTGGGGAATGGAACGAAGAAATAATCAAGCGTATCATCTTTCTGCATTAATTTTGCATAGCCTGAAATAATCCATTCGCCCATGCCCTGAAATGCCGCTGTGCCTTCCTTGATAGGTGTGGTGTCAACATCTATGACACCTTCCTGGAACGATGCAAGACCTTCGTTTTTAAGCGTCTGCATAAAGTTAGCGGCTCTGTCAACATTTGCGTTGCTGAAGTTCTGCACCAGCTTACCGTCAGCTCCGACTGAAATAAGCGCCGTACCGGTACTGTTTATAAACGACTGAGCTGAATATGCAGTCGCACCGTATAAGCCTGTTCTGTTGCCGTCAGCATCAGAATCAATGAACTTTCTGATGCAGTCCGTCATTGTATCCCATGTCCATTCACCCTTGTCGTAAAGCTCTTTGGGATCTTCAATGCCAATCTGCTCAAAAACGCCACGGTTATATACAAGGAAGTTTGGGGAAACATTATAAGCCCAGGGGTAGTAATAATTCTTTCCGCCCCACTTGTACTGGTTTATATACGACTCAACTCCTGCCCACTGAGGTGCTGACATATTCATATATTCTTCAAGCGGTGTGTACATATTTTTTGACATAAGTAAAGGGAAAGTGTCGTCTGAATAGTCAACAAGGTCAGGTGACTCACCGGAAGAAATAGCTGTAGTCAGCTTTTCCTGAATCTGCATAGAACCGACTAACGTGCATTTTATTGTACAGCCGTAATTCTCCGAGAAATATTTGTATGCCGGCTTAACATCGCCTGCGGTTGTTATATCATAACCACCGAGATATTCAAGTTCTGCGGGTTCTACTTCTTCACCTGCGTCAATACTTATATCGCCAACGCTGACCGGATTTTCAATCTCGTCATCAATCGTTGTTTCGGTATCGGAAGATGTCGTTGTACTGTCTGTGGTGCTGTTTGAGCAGGCAGCCATTGAAACCACAGTTGCACCTGCAATTATGCCTGCCATTATTCGTTTTAAATTTACCATAAAAAATACCTCCAATTAATTTTTTATTGGTTTAACTTAATTTATACTATACCACCATAGCAGAAAAACCACAATGTATTTTTCTGCTTGAAACAGTCGCATTTTGTGCAAAGTGCGTTCAATATTTAATCATATTATAAAACAAACGCCGAGAAACTCAGGTGAATTTCTATAATAAAAATACGGAACTCATTTAAAACAAGTTCCGTATCAAAGTTATTATTCTCTTTCACGCATCAGAAATTGATATTGTTTACATCCGAATTTGCAAGCTGTATCTCCTTCTTGGGAATACGCTTGAGAGGAGAATAAACAAACTTCTTGCAGGAATCGTAAGATTTTACAACTCCGAACTTTGAGCACTGTATCTTATCATCACCCATAGCGGTGCCAAGCTCACAGTACTTGCAGGAAGGCTTGATATTGTTGCCGAACAGTTTCTTTTTCATATAAAACACCACCTAACGAAATTTCACTGCATATTATTGCCGTTATATCTAAAGTAATTATATCACATCATTAAAAATAAATCCAGTACTTTTTTAAAATTTTTTATATTTTCTTCATTTTTTCCGTACATTTCAGTAAAATGAATGTCATTGCCGCTATACACATAAGCAGTAAGGGGTCAGTCAGCAGTGTATCTGTGGCATAAGCGAACGCATCGGCGGCAGGCTTATATCCCGTTATCTGCAGTAAAAGACAGCACACACCGGCGCTCACAGCCGATATCAATATTCGTGAAAATATAAAATAAAGCTTATTGACCTTAAAATCCGCAAGGGAGAATATCTGATATATTACACACAGTCCGCCGAATGAAATAAGCGCAGAGGTTATCGGCAAGGAGAAAATAACGCCGTCTGTCTTTATATTCGTTATTTCGGTTACTGCCTTAAGAAAGGCGGGTATCTCCATATTAAAGACGGCGTGCAGCAAATACCCTGCAAGCTCCGTTACGCAGTTGAAAAGCAATATCGGCAGAATGATATTCAGCATTGCTCTTGCCGCTGAAATAAGAGAAGCCGATATGTCGGACGAAGAAAAGCCGATTTCTGTCCTATACGGCTTGAAAGCGGTATTTCTGACATTCATTACAACAGCCGCAAGGAAATTTGCCGTAAGGCAGGATATAAATACAATAATCCCTGCGGTTACATCGTTATACACGCCTATCCCCACTATACCCGTAACAAAGGCAGGTCCGCTGTTGTAGCAGTAGCATAAATGCTTTGAGTAGCTGCGGCTATTGTCAGGGTCGTTACCGTAAAGCTCACTCAGAAGCCTTACACCGACAGGATAACCGCCTATCTGGCTGAGAACAAATACGGCGAAGGTCTTTTTGTCGAGCCTTAAAATGTATCTTGATATGTACCACAAGGGTGTTGCCGTAACTTCACCGATATTGGTTTTTATAATAAGCGTGGCAAAAGCCATAAAGCAGAATAACGACGGTATAAGGCTGTCAAGGCAGGTGCCGATACACCTTCGTACCGTGTCGGACGTTCCTCTGCTGTCAGCGGTCAGAAGTACGCATATGATTACCGATAAAATACAGATTGTCGCTTGTCTGATACGTTTTGCTATAATTATCCCTCACTTCTTTTTTGCTTGTACCTGCATATAAATTATATGAAAGGAGAGCAGAAAAATGAACGTCGATAAGTTAGCAATGAGATATGAACAGCTTAAAAACAAAACACGCAGGCATTCGTTTATCACGCTGAAGGACAACAGGAGCGCCGAACTGGAATGCTGCAGGAAAATACTGAAATTCGAGGATAATATAATTGAACTGGAGATTCCGTGCGGAATAGTGAGGATTATCGGTATCGGGCTGAAATTCAAGACATTCGGTTACGACAGCGTGAAAATATCGGGGAAAATACATTCGGTAGGGTTTGAACAGGCAAATCACGGCGAAGCGGAGGAATAATGAAGAGAAGAAAAGCAAGGGCAGCATTTGCCGCATATATCACGATAAATGGGCTTGGCGGTTTTCAGGAGAAGTTTATAAGCGAGCTTATAACAAACGATATTCAGATATATGAAATATGTCAGGGCAAAGACGGCTTTACGGCTGTCATAAAGCCATACAGCTATCTTAAAACGGCGAGGATAGCAAGAAAACACGGAATACGGCTCAGAGTTGCCGAAAGGCAAGGCTTTATATTCAGGCTTTTGCCGCTAAGGAAAAGATGGGGGCTTGTTACCGGCGCATTGTGCTGTTGCGCTGTAATAGTCCTGCTGTCGCAATTTGTATGGAGGATAGACATCATCGGAAACAGCGAGGTCACCGACACACAGATATGTGCCGTGATGGAGAAAAACGGCCTTATGCCCGGCTGCAGCAGAAAGTCTTTTGACGAATGGGTATGCGAGCAATCTGCAATGGCTGAAATCGGCAGGCTGTCATGGGTGGCGGTCGAACGGCAGGGGAGCAGAGTATCTGTAAAGGTTGCTGAAACAAACGAACCTGAGCCTGCGGAAATTCCGATAGAAACACCTTGCAACGTAATAAGCGACTTTGACGGTCAGCTTATCTATACGGAAATATATAAGGGTAAGCTGCAAACTACCGTCGGGAGCGGAATAGTAAAGGGTCAGCTTATCATAAGCGGTACTGTCAACGATAACGGAGGACATATCGTATATGTTCACGCAGACGGACTGCTAAAAGCCGAGTGCGAGCAGACAGAAGAATTTTTTCTTCCGTTTGAGCAGACCCGAAGCGTGAAAACGGACGAGAAATATTATTCAACCTATCTGATGTTCGGCTCTTTCGCCTTGCCGCTTCCGTGGGAGCATTATGAGGCGGAGAATATGGATGGCTTTACCTACAGCGAGGATACATATAATGTAAGCATTCTCGGTGCAGACACACCGTACAGATATAAAAGGGGAGTTTACACAAGGCTGTCGGAGAAAACCGTCAGATATACCGCCCGTGACATAATGACACAGCTTGAAAAGCAGAAAAAGGATTATGAAGAAAATTTCCTTTCGCAGTGCAGGATACTTTCGGATGAAAGAGAGATCTGTACGGAAGAAAACGGTATCAGAATGACAGTGAAATATAAGCTGGAGCGTAATATCGGCGTAAAGCAACCGATTACTGTTTTATATTGATTTAGCGTAAAATTGTATTGAAAAAAAGCCCGGAATGTGGTATAATATCATAGAATAGAGCATAAAACAGATGAATTTCAGGATTTGAAAGGAATATATCACGATAAATGACAGAAAAAGCTGTTAGCATTCAGGATATGAGCCGGATTCACCTTATTTTCGGTGACTTTGACAACAATATCAACATTATTCAGAAGGAATATAAGGTTTCGATATTCACCCGTGACGATGAGATACGCATAAAAGGCGATGAAAACGCTGTGGATAACGCAGAGCAGGTAATAAAAACGCTGATTTCAACCGTTGAAAAAGGTGAAACTCCGACCGAGCAGAGCGTAAGATACGCTATTTCTATGACAAACGAGGGAAAGGGTGAGGAGGTACAGACGCTTACCGCGGACTGTATCTGCGTCAGCCATACAGGAAAGCCGATAAAGGCGAAAACGGTCGGTCAGTCGAAATATGTAAACAGCATAAAGAAAAACACCATAGTGTTCGGAGTAGGTCCTGCCGGTACGGGTAAGACATATCTTGCCGTAGCGCTTGCGGTAAGGGCGTTCAAGGCGCACGAGGTGCAACGTATAATTCTTACACGTCCTGCCGTGGAGGCGGGCGAGAAGCTCGGATTTCTGCCGGGCGACCTGCAGAACAAGGTCGACCCTTATCTGCGTCCGCTGTATGACGCACTTTTCGATATGATGGGGTCTGAAGCGTTTCAGCGTAATATGGAGCGAGGCTGTATAGAAGTCGCTCCGCTTGCGTATATGCGAGGCAGAACGCTTGATGACAGCTTTATAATACTTGACGAGGCGCAGAATACGACTCCCGAACAGATGAAGATGTTTCTGACCCGACTCGGCTTTAACAGCAAGATGGTCATAACGGGCGATATTACCCAGATTGACCTGCCTGATTCAAAACGTTCGGGACTTGTCGAGGCGACAAAGATATTGAAGAATATCGAAGACATCGCCATCAACCGTTTTACAGAAAAGGACGTTGTGCGTCACAGGCTGGTACAGGATATAGTAAGAGCCTATGAGCAGTACAATGAAAGAAAGAAAAGCTGACCGCTTTTAAATGAGGAAAGTAAAAATGTCTGAGAAGAAAACACCAAAAATATATATGTCCTTCAGAAACAACCAGAAAGCAATAGAAGTACCTAACGGTCTTCGTACCGTTATAAGAAAGTGCATAGCAGAAACGCTGAGAGTTACCGATTTTGTCGGTGACGCAGACGTATCGGTAACACTTGTTGACAACGAGCGGATAAAACGCATCAATAAGGAGTTCCGTGACAAGAACAAGGTCACCGATGTAATATCGTTTCCGCTCGGAGCATATGACGAGTATGACGTAAATCCCGAAAACGGTGCTTATATGCTCGGGGATATTGTAATTTCAATGGAGAAGGCACACGCACAGGCGATAGAATACGGCCATTCTCTTGTAAGGGAGGTCGGCTTTTTAGCCACGCATTCAACGCTTCATCTTCTCGGATACGATCACGAGGACGATCCCGACGGAGAAAAGGTGATGCTTGAACTGCAGGACCTTGTGCTGAACAACCTTAAGATCACACGGGAATAAAAAGAGGTCAAAGTGTTTAAAAGACTTGCTAACAGTTTTAAATATGCGGCAAGAGGAATATGGTTCTGTATCAGTCATGAGATGAATATGCGTATACACATTGTTGCGACAATGTGTGTGCTGTATCTGTCGCAATTCTATAATTTCACAAAGGAACAGTTCATATTGCTGATAATAACCTGCGTGACGGTTATTTCCGCCGAAATGATGAATACAGCTATAGAGGTAGTCATCGACAAGGTTTCACCGGGCTACTCGGCGCTTGCAAAGGTCGGAAAAGACGTTGCCGCAGGCGCAGTATTCGTAACGGCGGTTGCGGCAGTGATAATCGGCGTGATACTGTTCTGGGATATTGAAAAATTTAAGATTATCTTTGAGTTTTTTACGGGTGACATATGGAATCTGGCAATGCTGACAGCGTTTGCCTGCCTTTCGTATCTGTTTATAGCGAAAGGAAAGAAAAGAAATATCAAAGGAAAGATGAAAAATGAATAATCCTAAATCGGTATTTGTGGCTATTGCAGGCAGACCTAACGCCGGCAAATCCACGCTTACAAACTATCTTGTAGGCGAAAAGATAGCTATTGTCAGCGACAAACCGCAGACAACAAGAACAAGAATAAACGGCGTACTTACAAAAGGCGAAACGCAGTATGTGTTCATAGATACGCCCGGTATGCATAAAGCAAAGAACAAGCTGTCGGATCAGATGCTCAAATCCATAAGAGAGAGCGTGACCGATGTTGACGTGATACTTATGATGGCAGATGCGACCAAGAAGATTTCTCCGATAGAGCATAATCTTATCGACAGCTTCAAGGACAGAAAGACAGATGTCGTTCTGCTTATAAACAAGGTCGATTTAGTAAAGGACAAGTCCGAGCTTCTTTCTCTTATAAAGGAATACAGCGAGCTTTACGATTTCAAGGAGATAATTCCGATAAGCGTAAGGCAGAGGATAGGTGTTGAAGAAATAATGCCTGTAATCGACAGATATGTAAAGCTGTCGCCGCATTATTTTGACGATGAGCTTCCGACCGACCAGGCGGAAAAGGTATGGCTTGCGGAAATTGTCCGTGAAAAGATACTCAGAAATATGAACGAGGAGATTCCGCACGGAACAGCCGTTTATGTCGAAACGATGGAGGTAAGGCAGAAGCCCAACGGCAAGGAGATTGTCGATATAGGCATAGTCATCGTCTGCGAAAAAGCGTCGCATAAGGGCATGATTATCGGAAAGCAGGGCTCAATGCTTAAAAAGATAGGCTCTGAGGCAAGAGAAGATATGCAGGACTATTTCGGCTGTAAGGTCAATATGCAGATATGGGTAAAGGTAAAAGAGGACTGGAGAAACAGAGAATCCGACATTGCCGACTTCGGACTTAAGGCCGACTGATATATAATCAAAAGGAGTAGCTGTTCAATGCTTATTACGCTGAAAGGGCTTGTTATCGGGCAGCGCATTATAGGCGAGAACAGCTGTTTTCTTGACCTGTTCACTGACAAGCTCGGAATGATAGAGGTTATGGCGCACGGCGCAAAGAAGATAGGCGGAAAGAATTCGGGTGCCGCATCGCTTTTCAGCTATGCAACGTTCTGCGTCAGCCGCAGCAGTAAAGGATATACGCTTAACAGTGCAGAGCCTATATGCAGTTTCTATAACATATCTGCGGATATTGAGGCACTGTCGCTTGCGGCATATTTTGCCGATATAATAAAATACTGTGCCACATCCGAGGAGGAGCATGAGGATCTGCTGAGATTTACCTGCATGACATATTTTCAGCTTGAAAAGCAGAAGCTGCCGCTTCGTTTCATAAAAGCAATATTTGAGTTCAGGTTTCTCTCAAGGATAGGTTTTATGCCCGATCTCAGAGCCTGTCGGCAATGTATAGCCTACAAGAGCGAAACGATGATGTTTTTACCCGTTGAGGGTATCATCTATTGTTCGGATTGTTTTGAAGAACACAGCGAGCTTGTAGAAAAGAATGTATTCGCTCTTAACCCCACGCTTTTACATACGCTGAGATATGTCGCATATTCCGAAACCGACAAAATGTACCGTTTCAGAATCTCAAAGGAAAACGAAAAGCTGTTTTCCGCAATTGCGGAATTCTACCTTCTGGCACAGCTTAACAGATCGTTTCCCACACTTGATTATTATAAAAATATCGCAATCGAAACATAGATATAAAGGATATAAATATGAAAAAAGACTATAAAAAGCTGGAGCTGGACAAGATTCTTGACCTGCTCTCGCAAAATGCATACTGTGATGTATGCAGGGAACGCATAAAAAAGATAAAACCGTCATTCGATATAGACACGGTAAGAACGGAAATAGCAAAGACGGACGACGCATTCACGCTGTCGTCAAAATTCGGTACGCCGAAATTCTATAACATAAAGGATATATGCTTTGGCGCAAAAAGGGCACAGCAAGGCTCATCGCTGTCGCTGAGAGAGCTTATGGATATAGGAATGTTCCTGCGTGAAGTATCCGGTCTTGACGAATGGTATTCACAGTGCAGCGGCATTCAGACCTCGCTTACCGAATATTTCGAGCAGCTCAGCGTAAACAAGCACCTTGAAAATATGATAACAAACGCTATCATATCAGAAGAAGAGCTTGCGGACAGCGCAAGCCCTCAGCTTGCGGCGATACGCCGTTCGATACAGCGTAAAAGTCTTGCCGTAAGAGAAAGGCTTGATAAGCTGATAAAGAGTCAGTCAACGCAGAAATATCTTCAGGAAAGCCTTGTCACAATGCGTGACGGAAGATTTGTCGTACCCGTAAAAACCGAATACAAGAGCGAGATAAGCGGTCTTGTACACGATACATCCGCAACGGGAGCGACTCTGTTCATTGAGCCTATGGCGGTAGTCGAGGCCAACAACGAGATTAGGGTACTTCAGATAGAGGAGCAAAAGGAGATCGAGCGTATCATAAAGGAAATGTCGGAGCTTGTCGGCAGCTTTGCCGAGCCGATGATAAACGATTATGAGATAGTGCTGATGCTCGAAAT
This window of the [Eubacterium] siraeum genome carries:
- a CDS encoding peptidylprolyl isomerase produces the protein MVKKILAGILCAATMITLSVGCSDSAAPGASTDPSAKITGNTGEVKLEKGDKYAVMTIKDYGDITIKLYPDAAPKGTQNFIDLANSGFYNGKTFHRVVADFMAQGGKDFTGKTNVESFGIETNYNMRHFYGAFCYANALGNNSTEFYIVNNKKSQDYSSFSTARIDNNIQGYEDYAKQYDKNSQEYTYYMFQANYYRNLKQFIENMDDATKAKYKEVGGTPSLDGNYTVFGQTVDGFDVLDKISAVEVETNDAMGGKEVSKPKTEIIIEKVEIKDYE
- a CDS encoding sporulation protein YqfD, with the translated sequence MKRRKARAAFAAYITINGLGGFQEKFISELITNDIQIYEICQGKDGFTAVIKPYSYLKTARIARKHGIRLRVAERQGFIFRLLPLRKRWGLVTGALCCCAVIVLLSQFVWRIDIIGNSEVTDTQICAVMEKNGLMPGCSRKSFDEWVCEQSAMAEIGRLSWVAVERQGSRVSVKVAETNEPEPAEIPIETPCNVISDFDGQLIYTEIYKGKLQTTVGSGIVKGQLIISGTVNDNGGHIVYVHADGLLKAECEQTEEFFLPFEQTRSVKTDEKYYSTYLMFGSFALPLPWEHYEAENMDGFTYSEDTYNVSILGADTPYRYKRGVYTRLSEKTVRYTARDIMTQLEKQKKDYEENFLSQCRILSDEREICTEENGIRMTVKYKLERNIGVKQPITVLY
- a CDS encoding PhoH family protein produces the protein MTEKAVSIQDMSRIHLIFGDFDNNINIIQKEYKVSIFTRDDEIRIKGDENAVDNAEQVIKTLISTVEKGETPTEQSVRYAISMTNEGKGEEVQTLTADCICVSHTGKPIKAKTVGQSKYVNSIKKNTIVFGVGPAGTGKTYLAVALAVRAFKAHEVQRIILTRPAVEAGEKLGFLPGDLQNKVDPYLRPLYDALFDMMGSEAFQRNMERGCIEVAPLAYMRGRTLDDSFIILDEAQNTTPEQMKMFLTRLGFNSKMVITGDITQIDLPDSKRSGLVEATKILKNIEDIAINRFTEKDVVRHRLVQDIVRAYEQYNERKKS
- the gap gene encoding type I glyceraldehyde-3-phosphate dehydrogenase, with the translated sequence MSVKVAINGFGRIGRLAFRQMFGAEGYEVVAINDLTKPSMLAQLLKYDTAQGGYCGKIGENLHTVTADDEAGTITVDGKTLKIYAMAKANELPWGEIGVDVVLECTGFYCSKDKAQAHIDAGAKKVVISAPAGNDLPTIVYSVNEKTLTADDKIISAASCTTNCLAPMAKALNDYAPIQSGIMSTIHAYTGDQMILDGPHRKGDLRRARAGAANIVPNSTGAAKAIGLVIPELNGKLIGSAQRVPVPTGSTTILTAVVKGADVTKEGINAAMKAAASESFGYNEDAIVSSDVIGMRFGSLFDATQTMVAKIADDLYEVQVVSWYDNENSYTSQMVRTIKYFAEI
- a CDS encoding YabP/YqfC family sporulation protein, coding for MNVDKLAMRYEQLKNKTRRHSFITLKDNRSAELECCRKILKFEDNIIELEIPCGIVRIIGIGLKFKTFGYDSVKISGKIHSVGFEQANHGEAEE
- a CDS encoding HAD family hydrolase translates to MKLYLTDLDGTLLDHKAQIGRMTEALMNRLIDDDIKISYATARSVHSAEPKVSCINFRLPVITHNGAFIIDPVTKERIVTHFFSEESKSFMKSFFYEHKESVLVYSVIDNYERVSYLKNRLNKGTERYLKDRAGDRRMHRAKSYDELFEGDIYYITLIEPVMKPDELDRYFYRTNGFSRNYQPDTYDTDEYWYEIYREDVSKANAALKLKELVGADELIVFGDNTNDISMFTVADRCYAVSNATDKLKELATGIIRSNEQGGVPVFIQCDSCTVRQYDKQSLYVSPDNARFSACTATADSGDGVGILNEKQIHATLKSYFAATLFDKEIKIGSYFADLVTENGIFEIQTANFSYLVPKLNTFLKASHVTIVYPFHKKSRLNYVDKATGEILSSGRNVTASDMTDFFLELYRIRQYLNDPNLTVCIADIAVENLRYCAKDMKRRKTDRKVAVPTSLLRLTFLEDSDSYRCFIPEGLPETFTLKEFRRCMRSGDAGITIKILQYVGVIDYIGKRGNEYLYKIT
- a CDS encoding extracellular solute-binding protein, with translation MVNLKRIMAGIIAGATVVSMAACSNSTTDSTTTSSDTETTIDDEIENPVSVGDISIDAGEEVEPAELEYLGGYDITTAGDVKPAYKYFSENYGCTIKCTLVGSMQIQEKLTTAISSGESPDLVDYSDDTFPLLMSKNMYTPLEEYMNMSAPQWAGVESYINQYKWGGKNYYYPWAYNVSPNFLVYNRGVFEQIGIEDPKELYDKGEWTWDTMTDCIRKFIDSDADGNRTGLYGATAYSAQSFINSTGTALISVGADGKLVQNFSNANVDRAANFMQTLKNEGLASFQEGVIDVDTTPIKEGTAAFQGMGEWIISGYAKLMQKDDTLDYFFVPFPRDPEADEYYYSMSTFGYLVPAGSKYAKQASVFINCCRLSFTDEDLRATTKGSIMRNKKYTDEMYDFLMSFKDIDNLHAVIDNPYGLDETTSQIIRDVLGNTLFEMYSEQYQGQTWTQMREASLGTINKQIEYYNGLL